In Aspergillus fumigatus Af293 chromosome 4, whole genome shotgun sequence, one genomic interval encodes:
- the cyp5081A1 gene encoding cytochrome P450 monooxygenase helB1: MRTYAIRPVSNRLPGPIEPKKHRRDRDNSTTGSLYNALIHPVQGEKTITSTMIRVAEFQPFLNTISVLQVLAAIFIGALTYRLIDAFFLSPLRSIPGPLLARLTTKRANVDTFSGKVTQTVDKDVARYGDVYVYKPRAVCINHPDDIRAVLGSQEFRKAAFFDIFNDGNTPNIVSLREPELANRRRRQLGPFFNYAYLGRAEPLILQHGYQAIRTKWDALIQANSGRPTEVNYRTDTQLVTFDIMSALAFGRNFNAISRGSSSIMKWAGLIMEMLESPAVLALLSLLPFSLIMRPWKIMYRELAAFSSDAVDMRKQLLAEDSTEKPLDMLQAFIDAEDPESKIKMSPHEVQAESIMMMLAGSETTSSAIMWTFHLLLLYPETLRRAVHEVRSAFSLNHLVTYKDVRSSLPYVEACVYEALRHSPTTAGLTPRISHSTGITLQGYYIPPGTEIYVNLRSPSMHPSLWDDPARFNPDRFLDSDNNKRLLFTFSYGPRNCLGRNLAWVEMLTIVANVLKDYDIALTEDSLFGPHCTDENGLPVLMPAKCFIASFPAKPERDCRMVITRRMAGVKACAREYSPC; this comes from the coding sequence ATGCGAACATACGCTATCAGGCCAGTTTCTAACCGCTTGCCCGGTCCCATTGAACCGAAGAAGCACAGGCGAGATAGAGACAATTCTACGACAGGTTCCCTCTACAATGCTTTGATTCATCCTGTTCAGGGGGAGAAGACTATTACTTCCACGATGATTAGAGTCGCTGAGTTTCAGCCCTTTCTGAACACAATCAGTGTACTCCAAGTGCTCGCGGCAATCTTCATTGGAGCCCTCACCTATCGACTGATTGACGCcttttttctctctcccctcCGTTCCATTCCTGGGCCCCTTCTGGCCCGACTGACAACCAAACGCGCCAATGTCGACACCTTCTCCGGGAAGGTGACCCAGACTGTCGACAAAGACGTAGCCAGGTACGGCGATGTATATGTCTACAAACCCCGTGCGGTCTgcatcaatcatccagacGACATCCGCGCTGTGCTAGGCTCCCAGGAGTTTCGCAAGGCTGCCTTCTTTGACATCTTTAATGACGGCAACACACCCAATATCGTCTCGCTCAGGGAGCCAGAGCTGGCCAACCGTCGCCGGAGGCAGCTAGGCCCCTTCTTCAACTACGCTTATCTGGGACGCGCAGAGCCTCTGATCCTCCAGCATGGATACCAGGCCATCCGAACGAAATGGGATGCGTTAATACAAGCGAACAGCGGGCGCCCAACTGAGGTTAACTACCGTACCGACACCCAGCTCGTGACGTTTGACATCATGAGTGCGCTGGCGTTCGGGCGCAACTTCAACGCCATCTCCCGCGGTAGCTCGTCAATCATGAAATGGGCCGGGCTGATCATGGAGATGTTGGAGTCGCCCGCCGTCCTGGCCCTACTGTCGCTCCTGCCATTCTCGCTTATCATGCGGCCGTGGAAAATTATGTATCGCGAGCTGGCGGCGTTCAGCAGCGACGCTGTCGACATGCGCAAGCAGTTGCTGGCTGAGGACTCCACAGAGAAGCCCTTGGACATGCTGCAGGCGTTTATCGATGCGGAGGACCCGGAGTCCAAAATCAAGATGAGCCCACATGAGGTGCAGGCTGAGAGTATTATGATGATGCTGGCAGGGAGTGAGACCACCTCATCTGCCATCATGTGGACATTccacctgctgctgctctaCCCAGAGACTCTCAGGCGCGCTGTCCATGAGGTGCGCAGCGCCTTTTCCTTAAACCATTTGGTGACGTACAAGGACGTGCGCAGCAGCTTGCCGTATGTCGAAGCCTGCGTGTACGAAGCTCTTCGGCACTCGCCCACCACGGCTGGACTGACTCCGCGAATCTCCCATTCTACGGGCATCACCCTGCAGGGATATTACATTCCGCCAGGGACAGAAATCTACGTCAATCTACGCTCGCCAAGCATGCATCCTAGTCTTTGGGATGATCCAGCGCGGTTCAACCCGGATCGGTTTCTCGATAGCGACAACAACAAGCGGTTgctcttcaccttctcctaTGGTCCGCGGAACTGCCTTGGGCGTAATCTCGCCTGGGTGGAAATGCTCACCATTGTCGCCAATGTCCTCAAGGACTACGACATTGCGCTAACCGAAGATAGCCTATTTGGGCCGCATTGTACAGATGAGAATGGGCTGCCGGTTCTCATGCCCGCCAAGTGCTTCATTGCGTCCTTCCCGGCCAAGCCGGAAAGGGACTGTCGAATGGTGATTACCAGAAGGATGGCGGGCGTAAAAGCATGCGCAAGAGAGTATTCACCTTGCTAG